In one Dreissena polymorpha isolate Duluth1 chromosome 7, UMN_Dpol_1.0, whole genome shotgun sequence genomic region, the following are encoded:
- the LOC127836860 gene encoding uncharacterized protein LOC127836860, with product MATSVGSVHNSSDLVKDYVCGPCESKTIEESADFFCATCMKFFCRKCINLHDQLYANHTKYGGEETNKWPLTKALEDYLLKCDVHKNEKQKMFCQDHSQLCCSDCAFLNHRQCANVTLICDSVKKMSLNMLQLLNSLETILNELNKLKSTQESSIQSVEESYGKQLQEIGDMRKKLNASLDALEIATKKELDEIRTTLQTALKKDVDKCSKLKDELKQLSEAVNVLCDKSNKEIKFIASRKCLDKIQESESYLKKKSVKVQNSIIFKANSDIEKYLSQQASLGRIVDSLQSLTLNMNPYQVLFVKSKSEFIVSISSDTSQTCSIKGICCLPSGQVIVTDYNNKKVKLLDKHYNVSSHSDVPGNPYDICQITSTEVAVSVGKEVQFISVSNGQLVNGRKFPLTHDAVGIAYNKGALYVTSRIALYQYTLFGSLIKKIYEDASGSCAVWTCAVSPARDRIYVLNNTQNKVITLAIDGTLISTFEDPELQSPYGVHVTPSGQVLVCGYSSNTVIKVDHEGRKKLATLVSNKDGVCGPLSVCFNTNTDQIIVGLNNDNTIYVLELQ from the exons ATGGCAACTTCTGTAGGTTCAGTTCATAATAGTTCAGACTTAGTGAAGGACTATGTGTGTGGCCCTTGTGAAAGTAAAACTATTGAAGAAAGTGCTGATTTTTTCTGTGCAACATGTATGAAGTTTTTCTGCAGAAAATGCATTAATCTACACGATCAGTTATATGCAAATCATACCAAATATGGAGGTgaagaaacaaataaatggccTCTGACAAAGGCATTGGAGGATTACCTACTGAAATGTGATGTCCACAAGAATgagaaacagaaaatgttttgccaggaccacagtcagctgtgttgCTCTGATTGTGCTTTTCTGAATCACAG ACAGTGCGCCAATGTGACTCTAATTTGTGACTCGGTCAAAAAGATGTCATTGAATATGCTACAGTTGTTAAACAGTCTTGAAACTATTTTAAATGAACTAAATAAGTTAAAAAGTACACAAGAGTCCAGCATTCAGTCTGTGGAGGAATCATATGGTAAACAACTTCAAGAAATCGGAGACATGCgaaagaaattaaatgcttctTTGGATGCACTAGAAATTGCAACCAAAAAAGAACTGGATGAAATTAGGACCACATTGCAAACCGCTCTGAAGAAGGATGTTGACAAGTGCAGCAAACTAAAGGATGAACTGAAACAACTCTCTGAAGCTGTAAATGTCCTTTGTGATAAGAGCAACAAAGAAATTAAGTTCATAGCCAGCAGAAAATGTCTAGACAAGATACAAGAGTCTGAGTCATATCTGAAGAAGAAATCTGTTAAGGTGCAGAATTCTATCATTTTCAAGGCAAACAGTGACATCGAGAAGTACCTGTCACAACAGGCAAGTCTAGGGAGGATTGTAGACAGTTTGCAGTCTCTCACACTCAATATGAATCCCTATCAGGTGTTATTTGTGAAGAGCAAATCTGAGTTTATTGTCAGTATATCAAGTGACACAAGTCAGACTTGCAGTATCAAAGGCATTTGCTGCCTGCCTAGTGGCCAGGTCATTGTCACagattacaataataaaaaagtgaAGCTGTTGGACAAGCATTACAATGTGTCTAGTCACTCTGATGTGCCTGGTAATCCATATGATATTTGCCAAATCACATCCACTGAGGTGGCTGTATCTGTTGGAAAAGAAGTGCAATTTATCTCTGTGAGCAATGGGCAGCTGGTGAATGGAAGGAAGTTCCCGTTAACACATGATGCTGTAGGCATCGCCTACAATAAGGGAGCACTGTATGTCACCTCTAGAATTGCCCTGTACCAATACACCCTGTTTGGATCACTTATTAAAAAGATTTATGAGGATGCAAGTGGCTCTTGTGCAG TATGGACATGTGCAGTGAGTCCGGCTAGGGACAGGATCTATGTGCTCAACAACACGCAGAACAAGGTCATCACTCTGGCTATAGATGGCACCCTGATATCCACCTTTGAGGACCCTGAATTACAATCACCATATGGTGTTCATGTCACACCATCAGGACAAGTGCTAGTCTGTGGATACAGCTCCAATACTGTCATAAAGGTGGATCATGAAGGAAGAAAGAAACTGGCAACTCTGGTATCAAACAAAGATGGAGTGTGCGGCCCACTGTCTGTCTGCTTCAACACCAACACTGACCAGatcattgtgggactaaataatgacaatacaatttatgttttggAATTGCAATAG